The following are encoded in a window of Nitrospirota bacterium genomic DNA:
- a CDS encoding ChbG/HpnK family deacetylase, with amino-acid sequence MIIINADDWGRSRLETDIAMSCYQEGRITSVSAMVFMEDSDRAAQIAKDAGIDVGLHLNLSQRFTGQFRAVMLQEYHDRIVRFLTMNRYALLLYNPFLRKQFNYVYQAQVMEFRRLYGRPPSHIDGHHHKHLCTNILLDGVIPAGERIRRNFSFWPGEKGVLNRSYRNLVDKWLANRYRITDYFFGLLPCFQSDELASIIALSASATVEVMTHPANKKEYACLMSDDYLAKLRQLKKGTYSDI; translated from the coding sequence ATGATAATCATCAATGCCGATGACTGGGGACGGTCTCGATTGGAGACGGATATTGCTATGTCGTGCTACCAGGAGGGCAGGATTACTTCAGTAAGTGCAATGGTATTTATGGAAGATTCCGATAGAGCTGCCCAGATTGCGAAAGATGCAGGGATCGACGTCGGACTCCATTTGAATTTGAGCCAGCGATTTACTGGTCAATTTCGGGCTGTGATGTTGCAGGAATATCACGATCGTATCGTCCGGTTCCTGACTATGAACCGCTATGCACTGCTCCTGTATAACCCCTTTTTGAGGAAACAGTTTAATTATGTATATCAGGCCCAGGTCATGGAATTTCGACGACTATATGGAAGACCACCGTCCCATATTGACGGTCACCATCACAAACACCTTTGTACCAATATTCTGCTCGACGGGGTGATCCCCGCAGGCGAAAGGATTCGCAGGAATTTCTCATTTTGGCCTGGCGAGAAAGGTGTCCTGAACAGATCGTATCGGAACCTGGTCGACAAATGGCTTGCGAACAGGTATCGTATAACAGATTATTTTTTCGGGTTATTGCCATGCTTCCAGAGTGACGAACTCGCAAGCATTATTGCGCTGTCAGCATCAGCAACAGTTGAAGTTATGACACATCCTGCTAATAAGAAGGAATATGCCTGCCTGATGAGCGATGACTATCTTGCCAAACTGCGCCAACTGAA